One window of Atribacter laminatus genomic DNA carries:
- a CDS encoding DUF4919 domain-containing protein, which produces MMSYRSRFFYYYSFLLIFCIVFLIVVDQGNTQDNPANYYQTLLDRLKNGDTSINFAELRVLYAQLPNYNPYKIMQDLKEKEDQMWQEYKSGNYDKALEIGTSILETNYLRIMTHYIFSEAYGKLGDTQKQKFHEDVFFGLVDSIIQSGDGKSPETAMTVIEVREEYDVLDVLGFEQESQTLVEKDGKRFDFLVAKNTETGETRDFYFNIDLFYDKAVEIDEESSLTPETTSQVEPTSVIESGKFLDNLFIATLVTGTKQEIETMIKDQKVDLRLRDKDGNTALMIAAMGNSNLDVINYLLSLGIDINAKNNKGDTALIYAASLTSEPRIIEALLMAGADPTIKNLEGTVAYQYAQLNPNLQGTEVLTKLGQATISGISSYPTATPAAPVAPTAMIPIPEPSLMPPVTPSPSITTLPQPTIASAPQSLIVNPPPGWVTQPTEDPSEIGYYQLVNQQNIVIAEYLINLEKLPSPLDPKGYLSYLQEAYLKPPDFNGYVPQQTIETSFLGLQALRHDFLFTVDNLQLKAMAILVVLGNNAYSFLFYSTVSDFPNLESIFIQALSTVSIQGSAGSQPISPNTSLPSIDTYTSPTPQQPIAGNWYQHPSNTFSVPLPSASSKKQDIQNGVVYTSPNNGEIYVMNFSSEMEAQNTVGGLAGGKSFRAETTLNAGNRQAQVKIYSFAQNNTNYAMIISTYPGTSVLVIIIIPADQYNASQAWIIPTITGIQFR; this is translated from the coding sequence ATGATGTCCTATCGATCCAGATTTTTTTATTATTATTCTTTTTTATTGATCTTTTGTATAGTTTTTCTTATTGTTGTTGACCAGGGAAATACTCAAGATAATCCAGCCAATTACTATCAAACTCTCCTCGATCGTCTTAAAAATGGGGATACCAGTATCAATTTTGCAGAATTACGAGTCCTTTATGCTCAGCTTCCCAACTATAATCCTTATAAAATAATGCAGGATCTTAAGGAAAAAGAGGATCAAATGTGGCAAGAGTATAAAAGCGGCAACTATGATAAAGCCTTAGAAATAGGAACCTCGATTCTAGAAACGAACTATTTAAGAATTATGACCCATTATATTTTTTCTGAAGCCTATGGAAAATTAGGTGATACCCAAAAACAAAAATTCCACGAAGATGTCTTTTTTGGTTTAGTCGATTCTATTATTCAATCTGGAGATGGAAAAAGCCCTGAAACAGCTATGACGGTCATCGAGGTTAGGGAAGAATATGATGTTCTTGACGTTTTAGGGTTTGAGCAAGAATCCCAAACATTAGTTGAAAAAGATGGGAAAAGGTTCGATTTCCTGGTTGCCAAAAATACAGAAACTGGAGAAACCCGTGATTTTTATTTTAATATTGACCTATTTTACGATAAAGCCGTTGAAATTGATGAAGAAAGCAGCCTTACTCCAGAAACTACCTCTCAAGTAGAACCAACTTCTGTTATAGAATCGGGAAAATTTCTAGATAATTTATTTATCGCCACCTTAGTCACAGGAACCAAACAGGAAATTGAGACTATGATCAAAGATCAAAAAGTTGATTTAAGGCTTCGAGATAAAGATGGGAACACTGCCCTCATGATTGCAGCCATGGGCAACAGTAATCTTGATGTGATAAATTATTTGCTTAGCTTAGGGATTGATATTAATGCCAAAAACAACAAAGGCGATACCGCTCTCATCTATGCTGCCAGTTTAACCTCCGAACCAAGAATTATTGAGGCTTTATTAATGGCCGGCGCGGATCCGACTATTAAAAATCTGGAGGGAACAGTTGCATATCAGTATGCCCAACTCAACCCAAATCTTCAGGGAACTGAGGTTTTAACCAAACTGGGACAGGCAACTATAAGTGGAATTTCTTCTTATCCAACTGCAACTCCAGCAGCACCCGTTGCCCCAACAGCGATGATTCCTATTCCCGAACCATCATTAATGCCTCCAGTTACACCTTCGCCTTCCATTACAACTCTTCCCCAGCCTACCATTGCTTCTGCTCCCCAAAGTTTAATCGTTAATCCACCACCAGGATGGGTTACCCAACCCACTGAAGATCCTTCTGAAATTGGGTATTACCAACTTGTTAATCAACAAAATATCGTAATAGCTGAATATTTAATAAATCTTGAAAAACTTCCTTCTCCCCTTGACCCGAAAGGATATCTCAGTTATCTTCAAGAAGCATATTTAAAGCCTCCTGACTTCAATGGGTATGTTCCTCAACAAACTATTGAAACCAGCTTTTTGGGTCTTCAAGCTTTACGTCATGATTTTCTCTTTACTGTAGATAATCTACAACTTAAAGCTATGGCGATTCTCGTTGTCCTTGGGAATAATGCCTATTCATTCCTCTTTTATAGCACAGTGAGTGATTTCCCCAACCTTGAGAGTATTTTTATTCAAGCTCTTTCCACTGTTTCTATCCAGGGTTCTGCCGGATCTCAACCAATTTCACCAAATACCTCTCTACCTTCGATCGATACCTATACTTCTCCTACTCCCCAACAACCGATAGCTGGAAATTGGTATCAGCATCCATCCAATACTTTTAGCGTTCCTCTACCTTCGGCCTCTTCAAAAAAACAGGATATTCAGAATGGAGTCGTTTATACCAGTCCTAATAATGGTGAAATTTACGTTATGAATTTCTCATCAGAAATGGAAGCCCAAAACACGGTTGGGGGTTTGGCTGGAGGGAAAAGCTTCCGGGCGGAAACAACTTTAAACGCTGGGAATCGTCAAGCTCAGGTAAAAATTTACAGTTTTGCTCAAAACAATACCAATTATGCCATGATAATTTCAACCTATCCTGGAACTTCTGTTCTGGTGATCATCATTATTCCAGCTGATCAATATAATGCCTCACAAGCTTGGATAATTCCTACCATAACTGGAATTCAATTTCGGTAA
- a CDS encoding S9 family peptidase: MKRNTYNCLLLAFIFFSLVSFGNLANASSEEISLIPLRDFFRNPEKAGYFLSPEGEYFAFLAPWENRLNIFIQKFGETEAKRVTSVTDRDLVGYFWASNERIVYARDQAGEENFHLYAVNIDGSNPVDLTPFEGVRAGVIDDLRDNDQDMLISLNKRDPRFYDAYRINIETGELKLIGENPGNIIGWLTDHEGLLRLAITSDGVNTSILYRDNESQPFQTILTTDFKETLTPVSFTYDNQRLYAFSNLGRDKSALIVFDPKTQKELELIYENTDVDVSGLLISDKKKKLIAVTYLTDKLHYHFFDEEVESIFQDLTKKIPEYELALSSVNRDENRFIIRTYSDKSLGSYFLYDVETSKLQKIADISPWIDEKYMADMEPISYPSRDGLTIHGYLTLPKGVESKNLPVVINPHGGPWYRDSWGYNAEVQFLANRGYVLLQMNFRGSTGYGRTFWTAGFKQWGRKMQDDITDGVQWLIDQGIADPKRIGIYGGSYGGYAALAGITITPDLYAAAIDYVGVSNIFTLLETIPPYWEPLRQQFYEMIGHPAEDKELLESVSPVFLVDRIKTPLFIAQGANDPRVKKAESDQIVAALEKRGISVQYMVKENEGHGFANEENRFDFYRAMEGFLSEHLGGKVGP, encoded by the coding sequence ATGAAAAGAAATACTTATAATTGTTTATTACTGGCTTTTATTTTCTTTTCTCTAGTAAGCTTCGGAAATTTAGCAAACGCTTCTTCAGAAGAAATATCACTCATTCCCTTGCGAGATTTCTTCCGTAATCCCGAGAAAGCTGGTTATTTTCTTTCTCCTGAAGGTGAATATTTCGCTTTTCTCGCTCCCTGGGAAAATCGGTTAAATATTTTTATCCAAAAGTTTGGTGAAACTGAAGCCAAGCGGGTCACGTCAGTTACCGATCGAGATTTAGTGGGATATTTTTGGGCAAGCAATGAAAGAATCGTCTATGCTCGTGATCAAGCTGGAGAAGAAAATTTTCATTTGTATGCCGTGAATATTGATGGTTCAAATCCCGTTGATTTAACTCCCTTTGAGGGAGTTCGTGCCGGTGTAATTGACGATTTAAGGGACAACGATCAAGACATGCTTATTTCTCTCAACAAGAGAGATCCAAGGTTTTACGACGCCTATCGAATTAATATTGAAACTGGTGAATTGAAATTAATTGGCGAAAACCCGGGTAATATCATCGGCTGGTTAACCGATCATGAAGGCCTACTGCGACTCGCCATAACCAGTGATGGAGTTAACACCAGTATTCTTTACCGAGATAACGAGTCACAACCCTTCCAAACAATTTTGACTACTGATTTTAAAGAAACACTCACTCCAGTATCCTTTACCTATGATAATCAACGTTTGTATGCTTTTTCCAATTTAGGCCGCGATAAATCCGCTCTGATAGTGTTTGATCCTAAAACTCAAAAAGAGCTCGAACTCATTTATGAAAATACCGATGTTGATGTAAGCGGATTGTTAATATCAGACAAGAAAAAAAAGCTGATTGCTGTTACCTATTTAACTGATAAACTCCATTATCATTTTTTTGATGAAGAAGTTGAATCCATTTTTCAAGACCTTACCAAGAAAATCCCTGAATATGAATTGGCTCTCTCAAGTGTGAATCGAGACGAAAATCGCTTTATAATAAGAACCTATAGCGATAAATCATTGGGGTCCTACTTTCTCTATGATGTCGAAACCAGCAAACTTCAAAAGATTGCCGATATCAGCCCCTGGATTGATGAAAAGTATATGGCTGATATGGAACCAATTTCTTACCCTTCGCGAGATGGCTTAACCATTCATGGATATCTCACTCTCCCCAAGGGTGTTGAATCAAAAAATTTACCGGTAGTGATCAATCCCCACGGTGGTCCATGGTATCGAGACAGTTGGGGATATAATGCCGAAGTTCAATTTTTAGCCAACCGAGGTTATGTTTTACTACAAATGAATTTCCGCGGTTCCACTGGCTATGGGCGTACATTTTGGACAGCCGGTTTTAAACAATGGGGCAGAAAAATGCAGGATGATATAACTGATGGAGTTCAATGGCTTATCGACCAGGGCATTGCCGATCCAAAGAGAATTGGTATCTACGGTGGCTCCTATGGGGGTTACGCTGCACTTGCCGGAATCACGATCACCCCAGACTTATACGCCGCTGCCATAGATTACGTTGGCGTTTCTAACATCTTTACACTTTTAGAAACCATCCCACCATACTGGGAACCACTCCGTCAGCAATTTTACGAAATGATCGGTCACCCAGCGGAAGATAAAGAACTCTTGGAATCGGTTTCTCCAGTCTTTTTAGTCGATCGGATCAAAACCCCACTCTTTATTGCCCAGGGTGCTAACGATCCTCGAGTAAAAAAAGCTGAGTCGGATCAGATTGTGGCTGCTTTGGAAAAAAGAGGAATCAGCGTTCAATATATGGTAAAAGAAAATGAAGGCCATGGGTTTGCCAACGAAGAGAACCGGTTTGATTTCTATCGAGCCATGGAAGGATTCTTGTCAGAACATTTAGGCGGAAAAGTTGGACCCTAA
- a CDS encoding PD-(D/E)XK nuclease family protein, with the protein MPFEVFHYKRLNDVKEYLGQLTTQVINPIIIVPSLSDKSEFREMSPFEESKIFQWNDLYNEIHTFLKNQVSMPPKRKEVDQSINWLLIHKLWKELNEKTKTIEVPEGLRRIESVTHILESIRELLREEVSWSDFNRFMGCDDCFDDSLCNQIQDPTSWLCWIYRRYLKEFEQYQLSDNLQIPGLTADLIRKSWQNEELKKWINKNTFIFIGFFQFTPGQRQLLHSLNSNSGQVYIIKPWCGIPLFDKDFSVQPDHSNYPLPINNPVPIGEIAAGDARHQYETIARELVLWSAEKGQLSRWGQFPGWDDIVTIIPPQRRKTFQEVLQKYQIPFQFLQGFSAKESPLWGILKRLRSAGQNNWPEEETLHLLTEPLLGETDISVKEAYHLSPRGIEGWRDFLKDSPQSLLKFDQLVKSWRTIESCRTPQEVYHVLHRIFNKTFNISINASKLSGLDPSRDELVALLTAFLMEIEQKVLYFSEDETLASFVQQINFASTNEVYGFLETWINHATLRPPLIEKGSLRVYLSSPPSLTEAPVVIITDIISAFWPGSFLNTPFLEDELKKKWNQNPGLNQATLPTIHQKRDEKRALFRRLIATGFQYTIVTYPLQDEAGRPTSLSPYYDEIFTGDDPWAGKVVFFKRPLSAILPQAIEPYLKPVEIPEDVPLIARSLPWLPNQISEIPPIPISELDTWVECPFLFYLKNFYKLTEPTPPGFDPRRGGIVLHELWGKTWDTYLKGKSTSLRELVLSLWPEIVQRVYPELLTIFTSDELRLRLDALRLADYQEHMESFINHYRTEEKNEFVLPPYEINQLSFTGRCDRLIGLKDGYWLIVDYKSGKSNYARTSLQLAGYSHVLTNNGYPVVGYVYLCHGDGKATGAFEGTFFGNELRKSFLGSSRSGKDLSVEIDLARQKMKELSLGLASGDVQPNYHSQTCSGCFGRSLCRRDEMRSRGGEDEES; encoded by the coding sequence TTGCCGTTTGAAGTATTTCATTATAAACGTTTAAATGATGTCAAAGAATATCTTGGTCAATTAACTACTCAAGTAATCAATCCGATTATTATTGTTCCTTCTTTATCAGATAAAAGTGAATTTCGTGAAATGAGTCCTTTTGAAGAATCCAAAATTTTTCAATGGAACGACTTATATAATGAAATTCATACATTTTTAAAAAACCAGGTGAGTATGCCGCCGAAAAGGAAAGAAGTCGATCAGAGTATAAATTGGTTGTTGATTCATAAACTTTGGAAAGAATTGAATGAAAAAACTAAAACTATCGAGGTTCCGGAGGGATTACGAAGAATAGAAAGTGTCACTCATATTTTAGAAAGCATCCGTGAACTCCTCCGTGAAGAAGTGAGTTGGAGCGATTTCAATCGCTTTATGGGTTGTGATGATTGTTTTGATGATTCCCTTTGTAATCAAATCCAGGACCCGACCAGCTGGTTATGTTGGATTTACCGGAGATACCTTAAGGAATTTGAACAGTATCAACTCAGTGATAACCTTCAAATACCAGGTTTAACTGCCGATCTGATAAGAAAATCCTGGCAAAATGAAGAGTTAAAAAAGTGGATTAATAAAAATACTTTTATTTTTATTGGTTTTTTTCAATTCACTCCAGGGCAAAGGCAATTATTGCATAGTTTGAATTCGAACTCTGGTCAGGTTTACATTATCAAACCTTGGTGTGGAATCCCTCTATTTGATAAAGATTTTTCTGTGCAACCAGACCATTCTAATTATCCCCTACCGATAAATAATCCAGTTCCAATTGGTGAAATTGCTGCTGGAGATGCCCGCCATCAGTATGAAACCATTGCACGTGAGTTGGTTTTATGGTCGGCAGAGAAGGGTCAACTTTCCCGGTGGGGTCAATTCCCCGGTTGGGATGATATTGTGACGATCATTCCTCCCCAAAGAAGAAAAACTTTTCAAGAAGTTTTGCAGAAATACCAGATTCCCTTTCAATTCCTGCAAGGATTTTCAGCCAAGGAATCCCCTTTGTGGGGAATTCTCAAACGATTACGAAGTGCTGGTCAAAATAATTGGCCAGAAGAAGAAACTCTTCATCTTCTAACCGAACCATTATTAGGAGAAACGGATATTTCTGTCAAAGAGGCTTATCACCTATCACCTCGGGGAATTGAAGGATGGAGAGATTTCTTAAAAGATTCTCCCCAATCTTTATTGAAATTTGATCAGCTGGTCAAATCTTGGCGAACTATTGAATCCTGCAGAACACCACAAGAGGTTTATCACGTCCTTCACCGGATTTTTAACAAAACTTTCAATATTTCTATTAATGCCTCAAAACTTTCTGGGTTAGATCCTTCCCGAGATGAGTTGGTTGCTTTGCTAACAGCTTTTTTGATGGAAATTGAGCAAAAAGTTCTTTATTTTTCTGAAGATGAGACTTTGGCATCCTTTGTTCAGCAAATAAATTTTGCTTCAACTAATGAAGTTTATGGTTTTTTGGAGACATGGATTAATCACGCCACCCTCCGCCCACCACTTATCGAAAAGGGATCCTTGAGAGTGTATCTCAGTTCTCCCCCATCGTTGACCGAAGCACCAGTGGTGATAATTACTGATATAATTTCAGCTTTCTGGCCGGGAAGCTTTTTGAATACCCCTTTTTTGGAAGACGAACTGAAAAAAAAATGGAATCAAAATCCAGGATTAAATCAGGCCACTCTTCCTACCATACATCAAAAGAGAGATGAAAAACGAGCTTTATTTCGAAGACTCATTGCCACTGGATTCCAATATACCATTGTGACCTACCCATTACAGGACGAAGCAGGACGGCCAACATCACTTTCTCCTTATTATGATGAAATATTTACAGGTGATGATCCTTGGGCAGGAAAAGTGGTTTTCTTTAAACGACCATTGAGTGCTATCCTTCCTCAAGCCATTGAACCATATTTAAAACCGGTGGAAATCCCAGAGGATGTACCCTTGATTGCTCGTAGTCTTCCTTGGTTACCCAATCAAATTTCAGAGATACCTCCGATACCGATCAGCGAGTTGGACACCTGGGTAGAATGCCCTTTTTTGTTTTACCTCAAAAATTTCTATAAATTAACCGAACCGACTCCACCCGGTTTTGATCCCCGTCGAGGTGGAATAGTTTTGCATGAATTGTGGGGAAAAACGTGGGATACCTATTTAAAAGGAAAATCAACCAGTCTTCGGGAACTGGTGTTGTCGCTATGGCCGGAAATTGTCCAACGGGTTTATCCAGAGCTTTTGACGATTTTTACTAGCGATGAACTTCGCTTGAGGCTTGATGCTTTAAGATTGGCCGACTACCAGGAACATATGGAAAGTTTTATAAATCATTACCGTACCGAAGAAAAAAATGAATTTGTACTCCCGCCGTATGAAATAAACCAACTTTCTTTTACTGGTCGTTGCGACCGTCTGATTGGTTTAAAAGACGGATACTGGCTGATCGTAGATTATAAAAGTGGGAAATCAAATTATGCGAGAACATCGTTGCAGTTGGCTGGATACAGCCACGTTTTAACCAATAATGGATATCCTGTTGTTGGGTATGTTTATCTCTGTCATGGCGATGGAAAGGCAACCGGAGCGTTTGAAGGAACTTTCTTTGGCAATGAACTGAGAAAGTCGTTTTTGGGGTCGAGTCGCTCTGGTAAAGATTTAAGCGTCGAAATAGATCTTGCTCGACAAAAAATGAAGGAACTCTCCTTGGGTTTGGCAAGCGGTGATGTCCAACCAAATTATCATAGCCAAACTTGTAGTGGATGTTTTGGGAGATCACTTTGTCGAAGAGACGAGATGCGAAGTCGTGGAGGAGAAGATGAAGAGAGTTGA
- a CDS encoding tetratricopeptide repeat protein yields MFHRLISALIILLLLSISLSIYANEAQDFFDLGQSFYEQGKYQEAIDAFENALDLKSDWALVYSKLGQTYLLAGETNQAIQSFQESIRLEPNSDIFHANLAIAYLINNDLESAQKEYSILKNLDPEIAREIAKKLFSEPPEKPIFQINTDMHIAAINSVAIDREWSRFIVTGSDDKTIRIWEQETGRLLKIIRPPIGDGIDGQISSVALSPDGETIACGSVAGVWEETEVMMFFDRESGILLGTMTGFPASITQIQYSPDGKFLAALGAEGSGLRIYNTEDYSLASKDLDYGEEDALGLDWNKSNQIMTTSLGGTIRLYQIDQEGIINLEKKLVLSGSNRPHTVAFSPEGNQAAVGFFDSPRVDVYSIPDLTHLFSPDCSQINNGNLPLVAWSRDGESLYLYAGGRFHLQDRVSLVRWSDAGRGSAVAIPVAGNTLMALTTVDFSGLIYTSNDPAWGKLDASGKQEFHHQSPLLDFRAAVENFTLSSNGKTIEILPYQSSKPFRFSILERRFLDVSQPMTDSYSPLTQSPGLMVTGWWNEYSPRINGKTVVLKPNERCRSLTISPDGQWVVLGTEWYLRCLDRNGQEIWHFRTPGACWGVNISHDGLKVVAAYGDGTLHWYRLKDGRELFGAFLLPDQNLWTIWTPQGYFDASEGADELIGWHLNQGKDSAAEFYPASRFFEEFYHPYLIQQIIEKTMTDQEIIAEEQIHPRVQIESIKKPPLVKILSPQNQQTYDGDTAVVTFEITDQGGGIEEILIYLNGKLFNRITENLNQEKITQTLNLKLIAGDNQIKIKALNQEHTESNPTEILVHCKKEKLLPKLYILAVGVSDYKDPQVNDLYAPQYDAIMFVETLLAQKGLLYQEIIPTLLINKDATRAKVVESMNKIINQAQEQDVVIFYWGGHGGSRQEGWEPPLFFALPEDVFVVPRSIYQLDQDMVTSNLISEFFYRVKARKQITILDTCHSGAAVDIYQRGVLAQEQAVRNLYRNIGVVVFAASSATESAYESAITKSGYFTFSLLYALSGDTTILSDQKTAMKLYGFTSNADYNRDGNILVSEVSQFLQEKVLSISSGDQTPQTFTQGLDFPLYTTNQITTPLDETSQLIFTPPNGINFLQDIQYGTRYSTPNNGELYLFDYPPEVDIQGQVNQIVAGQPFQWEVAVKVEDDDAIVKAYTYSRNQKNYALLSAIYPGTGVLLLIIVPSEEYQSAQSWIMPAITGVKIKK; encoded by the coding sequence GTGTTTCATCGGTTGATTTCAGCACTGATTATCTTGCTTCTCCTCTCAATTTCTTTATCGATCTATGCGAATGAAGCTCAGGATTTTTTTGATTTGGGTCAGTCTTTTTATGAACAGGGAAAATATCAAGAGGCTATTGATGCTTTCGAAAACGCTCTGGACTTAAAATCCGATTGGGCTTTGGTATACTCTAAACTCGGTCAAACCTACTTGCTGGCAGGTGAAACCAACCAGGCCATTCAATCTTTCCAAGAATCGATCCGACTTGAACCGAATAGTGATATTTTTCATGCCAATCTCGCTATTGCTTATTTAATCAACAATGACTTAGAATCCGCCCAAAAAGAATATTCCATTTTAAAAAACCTTGATCCTGAGATTGCTCGCGAAATAGCTAAAAAACTTTTCTCCGAACCCCCTGAAAAACCAATTTTCCAAATCAATACCGATATGCATATCGCTGCCATAAATAGTGTTGCAATCGATAGAGAATGGTCTCGTTTTATAGTTACTGGTTCCGATGATAAAACCATCCGGATTTGGGAACAGGAAACTGGCCGGTTGCTAAAGATCATTCGACCACCGATCGGCGATGGAATTGACGGTCAGATATCTTCAGTTGCCCTTTCTCCAGACGGCGAAACTATTGCTTGTGGAAGTGTTGCCGGAGTATGGGAAGAAACCGAAGTCATGATGTTTTTCGACCGTGAAAGCGGAATACTGCTGGGTACTATGACGGGATTTCCGGCTTCTATAACCCAAATCCAATATTCTCCCGACGGAAAATTTTTAGCCGCCCTTGGTGCCGAAGGTTCAGGACTTCGGATTTATAATACCGAAGATTATTCTCTCGCCTCAAAAGACCTTGATTATGGTGAAGAAGACGCATTGGGTCTCGATTGGAATAAAAGCAATCAAATCATGACCACGAGTCTCGGTGGAACTATCCGCTTATATCAAATCGATCAAGAGGGAATAATAAATTTAGAAAAAAAACTGGTTCTTTCTGGATCAAACCGGCCACATACCGTGGCATTCTCACCCGAAGGAAATCAAGCTGCTGTCGGCTTTTTTGATTCCCCTCGAGTAGATGTTTATTCAATCCCTGACCTCACCCACCTTTTCTCTCCTGACTGTAGCCAAATCAATAACGGAAATCTTCCCTTAGTTGCTTGGTCACGTGATGGGGAGTCACTCTACCTCTATGCAGGAGGACGTTTTCACTTACAAGATCGAGTGAGTTTGGTCCGATGGTCAGATGCCGGTCGAGGCTCAGCGGTTGCCATTCCCGTTGCTGGCAATACCCTGATGGCACTAACCACCGTTGACTTTAGTGGGTTGATTTATACCTCCAACGATCCTGCCTGGGGAAAACTTGATGCTTCAGGGAAACAAGAATTTCATCATCAATCTCCGCTTCTTGACTTTCGAGCGGCGGTCGAGAACTTCACCCTCAGCTCAAATGGAAAAACCATTGAAATTTTGCCTTATCAATCATCTAAACCCTTTCGCTTCTCTATATTAGAACGCCGCTTTCTCGATGTCAGCCAGCCAATGACCGATTCTTACTCCCCACTCACCCAGTCACCTGGCCTTATGGTTACCGGCTGGTGGAACGAATATTCACCTCGTATAAATGGAAAAACGGTTGTCCTCAAGCCTAATGAAAGATGTCGAAGCTTGACTATTTCACCTGATGGTCAATGGGTAGTCTTAGGAACTGAATGGTATCTCCGCTGTTTGGATCGAAATGGGCAAGAAATATGGCATTTTCGTACTCCTGGAGCCTGTTGGGGAGTCAATATATCTCATGACGGATTAAAGGTAGTCGCTGCTTATGGGGATGGCACGCTCCACTGGTACCGTTTAAAAGATGGGCGTGAACTATTTGGTGCTTTTTTGCTCCCCGATCAAAATCTGTGGACGATTTGGACTCCTCAAGGATATTTCGATGCCAGCGAAGGAGCGGATGAGCTTATTGGATGGCATCTCAACCAGGGAAAGGATAGTGCAGCTGAATTTTATCCGGCTTCCCGTTTTTTTGAGGAATTCTATCACCCTTATCTTATCCAGCAAATTATAGAAAAAACTATGACCGATCAAGAAATCATTGCGGAAGAACAAATCCATCCTCGGGTACAAATAGAATCCATCAAAAAACCTCCTCTGGTTAAAATTTTATCGCCTCAAAACCAACAAACCTATGATGGAGATACTGCTGTTGTTACCTTTGAAATAACCGACCAGGGTGGCGGAATCGAAGAAATTTTAATTTATCTGAACGGAAAACTTTTCAATCGGATAACCGAAAACCTGAACCAGGAAAAAATAACTCAAACACTCAATTTAAAACTCATAGCAGGTGATAACCAGATAAAAATTAAAGCCTTAAACCAAGAACATACCGAATCAAATCCGACTGAAATTCTAGTTCATTGTAAAAAAGAAAAACTCCTTCCGAAATTATATATCCTGGCAGTTGGGGTCAGTGATTATAAAGATCCTCAAGTCAATGACCTGTATGCTCCCCAGTATGATGCCATAATGTTTGTTGAGACTTTGTTAGCTCAAAAAGGATTGCTTTATCAGGAAATCATTCCCACTCTTCTTATTAATAAGGATGCCACTCGTGCTAAGGTGGTTGAGTCGATGAATAAAATTATAAATCAAGCTCAAGAGCAGGATGTAGTCATTTTTTACTGGGGTGGGCACGGTGGTTCCCGTCAGGAGGGGTGGGAACCTCCCCTCTTTTTTGCTTTACCGGAAGATGTTTTTGTTGTACCTCGATCTATTTATCAACTCGATCAAGATATGGTTACCTCCAATCTCATTTCCGAATTCTTTTATCGGGTCAAAGCCAGAAAACAGATTACCATTTTAGACACTTGTCATTCCGGAGCAGCGGTCGATATTTACCAGCGAGGGGTACTTGCTCAAGAACAGGCTGTTCGTAATTTATATAGAAACATCGGTGTTGTGGTTTTTGCCGCTTCATCGGCAACTGAAAGCGCTTATGAGTCAGCAATTACCAAATCTGGGTATTTCACCTTCTCTCTTCTCTATGCATTAAGCGGCGATACCACGATTCTTTCTGACCAAAAAACCGCCATGAAACTCTATGGATTTACATCGAATGCTGACTATAATCGGGATGGGAATATCTTGGTCAGTGAAGTTTCACAATTTCTTCAGGAGAAAGTATTATCAATTTCTTCCGGAGACCAAACCCCTCAAACCTTCACTCAGGGTCTGGATTTTCCTTTGTATACTACCAATCAGATTACAACACCCCTCGATGAAACATCTCAGCTGATCTTTACGCCACCAAACGGAATAAACTTTTTACAGGATATTCAATATGGAACCCGCTATTCAACCCCAAACAATGGTGAGTTATATTTGTTTGATTACCCACCTGAGGTTGATATTCAAGGGCAAGTCAACCAGATTGTTGCTGGTCAACCTTTTCAATGGGAAGTAGCAGTCAAGGTCGAAGATGATGATGCTATAGTCAAGGCTTATACTTATTCTCGGAATCAGAAAAACTATGCTCTTCTGAGCGCAATCTATCCAGGAACCGGTGTACTCCTTCTTATAATCGTCCCATCAGAAGAATATCAATCAGCCCAATCCTGGATCATGCCAGCTATCACTGGAGTGAAAATTAAGAAATAA